One region of Malania oleifera isolate guangnan ecotype guangnan chromosome 6, ASM2987363v1, whole genome shotgun sequence genomic DNA includes:
- the LOC131158800 gene encoding heavy metal-associated isoprenylated plant protein 30 produces MPKARPLSLQTVELKVRMCCTGCERVVRDAIFKLRGVDSVEVELEMEKVTVVGYVDRNKVLKAVRRSGKRAEFWPYPDPPLYFTTPTNYFKDFTQDYKQSYNYWRHGYNLPDRHGTLPPSHRGDDHVSNLFNDDNVNAACSLM; encoded by the exons ACGGTGGAACTCAAAGTGAGGATGTGCTGCACAGGCTGCGAAAGAGTTGTGAGAGACGCCATTTTCAAGCTTAGAG GGGTTGACTCGGTGGAGGTGGAGCTGGAGATGGAGAAGGTGACAGTGGTGGGGTACGTGGATCGGAATAAGGTGTTGAAGGCGGTGAGGAGAAGCGGGAAGAGGGCGGAGTTCTGGCCCTACCCCGACCCACCTCTATACTTCACCACCCCAACCAATTACTTTAAGGACTTCACCCAAGACTACAAACAAAGCTACAACTATTGGCGCCATGGCTACAACCTCCCCGACCGCCACGGCACCCTTCCTCCCTCCCACCGCGGTGACGACCATGTCAGCAATCTCTTCAACGACGATAACGTCAATGCTGCATGCTCTCTTATGTGA